A stretch of the Saprospiraceae bacterium genome encodes the following:
- a CDS encoding MBOAT family protein translates to MVFNSLTFIVFFIILLGLHYAPFSWKVKKVNLLIASYIFYAAWNPVFILLLWLSTVVDFFVGRALYEQNDPVKKKLLLVISLIGNLGMLCFFKYGGFLLDNFVNLVNLIGWDFHPAKPNIILPAGISFYTFTTLCYTIDMYRKESQPVKSLLDFSLFVTFFPHLVAGPIVRPPQLVPQFENPKAATRSQFIDGLFLLSLGLFMKVVLADSFLAPTANDVFDAKESLLFLDAWMGVFAFSGQIFFDFAGYSTCAIGVAACLGFVLPQNFKYPYAAIGFSDFWKRWHITLSQWLRDYLYIPLGGNKNGKMQTYINLMLTMLLGGLWHGANWTFVVWGGLHGIYLAVERFFKTHNHDHHALHEIHAVQLNTNQFLSLNFLKALGTFMLINITWVFFREQDFSGAWMMLQSMFGFSHEAKALINAVDLSKVTVITVCMLITHWLFRNTNVLTEFKKWPWWFSGFIWAFLISMILLSQESTSSFIYFQF, encoded by the coding sequence ATGGTATTTAATTCACTTACATTTATAGTTTTTTTTATTATTCTTTTGGGTTTGCATTATGCACCTTTTTCATGGAAGGTAAAGAAAGTCAATTTACTTATTGCCAGTTATATTTTTTATGCAGCCTGGAATCCTGTTTTTATTTTATTATTATGGCTTTCAACGGTTGTTGATTTTTTTGTTGGCAGAGCCTTATATGAACAGAACGATCCGGTAAAAAAGAAATTACTTTTAGTAATTAGTTTGATTGGTAATTTAGGGATGCTCTGTTTTTTTAAGTACGGTGGATTTTTATTGGATAATTTTGTGAATCTGGTCAATTTGATTGGATGGGATTTTCATCCTGCCAAGCCAAACATCATTTTACCGGCCGGTATTTCCTTTTATACGTTTACTACTTTGTGTTATACCATAGATATGTACCGAAAGGAAAGTCAACCGGTTAAATCTTTGTTGGATTTTTCATTATTCGTTACTTTTTTTCCGCATTTAGTTGCAGGTCCAATTGTAAGACCCCCGCAATTAGTGCCTCAATTTGAAAATCCGAAAGCGGCTACCAGAAGCCAATTTATAGATGGTTTGTTTTTACTTTCTTTAGGTCTATTTATGAAGGTGGTATTAGCAGATAGTTTCTTGGCACCAACAGCCAACGATGTATTTGATGCAAAAGAAAGTTTGCTGTTTTTAGATGCATGGATGGGTGTTTTTGCTTTTTCAGGTCAGATCTTTTTTGATTTTGCCGGATATTCAACTTGTGCAATAGGTGTCGCCGCTTGTTTAGGATTTGTACTCCCACAAAATTTTAAATACCCTTATGCTGCAATTGGTTTTTCAGATTTCTGGAAACGCTGGCACATTACCTTATCCCAATGGTTGCGTGATTATTTATACATCCCTTTGGGAGGAAATAAAAATGGCAAAATGCAAACCTACATCAATTTAATGTTGACCATGTTGTTAGGTGGTTTATGGCATGGTGCCAACTGGACCTTTGTAGTCTGGGGCGGATTGCATGGAATTTATTTAGCAGTAGAGCGTTTTTTTAAGACCCACAATCACGACCATCATGCACTCCATGAAATACACGCCGTACAATTAAATACCAACCAATTTTTAAGCTTAAATTTTTTAAAAGCCCTGGGTACTTTTATGTTAATCAATATTACCTGGGTCTTTTTCAGAGAGCAGGATTTTAGCGGCGCGTGGATGATGTTGCAGTCTATGTTTGGATTTAGTCACGAAGCCAAAGCACTTATCAATGCGGTTGATCTCAGTAAAGTAACTGTTATTACGGTTTGCATGCTCATTACACACTGGTTATTCAGAAACACAAACGTTTTGACAGAATTTAAAAAATGGCCCTGGTGGTTTTCTGGATTTATTTGGGCATTTTTAATTTCTATGATCTTATTAAGTCAGGAAAGTACCAGCAGTTTTATTTATTTCCAATTTTAG